Proteins from a genomic interval of Candidatus Methylomirabilis lanthanidiphila:
- a CDS encoding N utilization substance protein B — MGKRHRSRELALSLLYQLEFYPLEAFEEQSQGFWAEHPAKPEVQSLTEELVQGTLQHRKPIDDLLASHVEHWILSRLALVDLCILRLAAFELLFYGKTPWKVAIDEAIELAKAFGGKDSSSFVNGVLDKLATLAKDNSPAPLG; from the coding sequence ATGGGAAAGCGTCATCGATCCAGGGAGCTGGCACTCTCGCTCCTGTATCAGCTTGAGTTTTACCCCCTCGAGGCGTTTGAGGAACAGTCTCAGGGCTTCTGGGCAGAGCACCCTGCCAAGCCGGAGGTCCAATCGCTGACTGAGGAACTGGTCCAGGGGACGCTGCAGCATCGAAAGCCGATCGATGACCTGCTTGCCTCGCACGTCGAACACTGGATCCTCTCGCGGCTCGCCCTCGTGGATCTCTGTATCCTTCGCCTGGCCGCGTTTGAGCTGCTCTTTTACGGTAAGACTCCCTGGAAGGTCGCCATCGACGAGGCGATCGAATTAGCAAAGGCGTTCGGCGGAAAAGACTCCAGCAGCTTTGTCAACGGCGTCCTGGATAAACTCGCCACCCTCGCCAAAGACAACTCCCCCGCTCCGCTTGGCTGA
- the ribH gene encoding 6,7-dimethyl-8-ribityllumazine synthase: MLKTTEGTYQAKGFRIALVVSRTNELIAKRLLEGALDCLFRHGAEDSDLHLVKVPGAFELPYAAKRLAASDRYDAVIALGAVIRGATAHFDYVAGEAAKGIAAASLDTGVPIIFGVITANTLDEAIERAGAKAGNKGFDAALSAIEMASLFAQLK, encoded by the coding sequence GTGTTGAAAACGACCGAAGGAACATACCAGGCCAAAGGGTTTCGAATTGCCCTTGTGGTAAGTCGCACGAACGAACTGATCGCCAAACGGTTATTGGAAGGGGCGCTCGACTGCCTGTTCCGCCACGGCGCCGAGGACAGCGATCTGCACCTGGTCAAGGTGCCGGGCGCGTTCGAGCTGCCTTATGCCGCCAAACGCCTGGCAGCCTCAGACCGCTACGACGCCGTCATTGCGCTGGGCGCCGTCATCCGAGGCGCCACGGCCCACTTCGATTATGTCGCGGGAGAGGCGGCGAAGGGGATTGCGGCGGCCAGTCTCGATACCGGCGTACCCATTATCTTTGGCGTCATCACCGCAAATACCCTCGATGAGGCGATTGAGCGGGCCGGGGCCAAGGCCGGCAACAAAGGGTTCGACGCGGCGCTGTCGGCCATTGAGATGGCGAGTCTGTTCGCCCAACTCAAATAA
- a CDS encoding 3,4-dihydroxy-2-butanone 4-phosphate synthase, which produces MEDQIQFHSIEEAIRDLRDGKMVVVVDDEGRENEGDLTMAAEKVTPEAINFMATQGRGLICMPVIGERLDALRIPPMVTDNTSPHETAFCVSVDARHKVTTGISAYDRAITIQTIIDANATVDDLTSPGHTFPLRGRDGGVLTRAGHSEAAIDLARLAGLYPAGVICEIMQDDGAMARTPELYRFACKHDLKLITVKSLIEFRLKRERLVSRVATTTLPTTYGRFTAILYHSQIENKHHLALVLGELNAVDETLVRVHSECLTGDVFGSLRCDCGPQLDKSLELIAKEGKGVFLYIRQEGRGIGLANKMRAYELQEAGLDTVEANVKLGFQADLREYGIGAQILSDLGLCNIRLLTNNPRKIVGLEAYGLHVVQRIPIEVHPNAENRVYLQTKFAKLGHLLETV; this is translated from the coding sequence ATGGAAGACCAGATTCAGTTTCATTCTATCGAAGAGGCGATCCGGGACCTTCGCGACGGCAAGATGGTGGTTGTCGTTGACGATGAGGGCCGGGAGAACGAGGGCGACCTTACAATGGCCGCCGAAAAGGTCACGCCCGAGGCGATCAACTTTATGGCCACGCAGGGGCGCGGGCTGATCTGTATGCCCGTAATCGGCGAACGATTGGATGCGCTCCGTATCCCGCCGATGGTCACCGACAATACCTCGCCTCACGAGACAGCCTTCTGCGTGTCCGTCGATGCCAGACACAAGGTGACGACCGGCATTTCGGCCTACGACCGGGCGATCACCATCCAGACCATCATCGATGCCAACGCAACAGTTGATGATCTCACCAGTCCAGGGCACACCTTTCCGCTTCGCGGACGAGATGGGGGGGTCCTGACACGAGCAGGTCATTCCGAAGCCGCTATCGACCTCGCCCGTTTGGCCGGTCTCTACCCTGCCGGGGTCATCTGCGAGATCATGCAGGACGACGGCGCGATGGCCAGGACGCCTGAACTGTATCGCTTTGCATGCAAGCACGACTTGAAACTGATTACCGTCAAGAGTCTGATCGAGTTTCGCCTGAAACGGGAGCGCCTTGTCAGCCGCGTCGCCACGACCACACTGCCGACAACATACGGCCGATTCACCGCGATCCTGTATCACAGTCAGATTGAAAATAAACACCATCTGGCCTTAGTTCTGGGTGAGCTCAACGCCGTCGACGAGACGCTGGTGCGGGTTCACTCGGAGTGCCTTACGGGCGACGTCTTCGGCTCACTCCGGTGTGACTGCGGCCCGCAGTTGGACAAGTCGCTTGAGTTGATTGCCAAGGAAGGGAAAGGGGTGTTTCTCTACATTCGACAGGAAGGCAGAGGCATCGGCCTGGCGAATAAGATGCGCGCCTACGAGCTGCAGGAGGCCGGCCTGGATACCGTCGAGGCCAATGTGAAGCTCGGGTTTCAAGCCGATCTGAGAGAGTATGGAATCGGGGCCCAGATCCTGTCCGACCTCGGGTTGTGTAATATCCGGCTGCTCACCAACAACCCGCGGAAGATCGTCGGGCTCGAGGCATACGGTCTGCACGTAGTGCAGCGGATACCCATTGAGGTTCATCCTAACGCCGAGAATCGCGTCTACCTGCAAACGAAGTTCGCAAAACTCGGTCACCTGCTCGAAACGGTATAG